Proteins from a genomic interval of Deltaproteobacteria bacterium:
- the sbnA gene encoding 2,3-diaminopropionate biosynthesis protein SbnA: MTEGILAAIGRTPLVALRRLVSEAPFRIFAKLEACNPGGSIKDRAALGLLEGARRAGRIRPGTVVVESSSGNMGIGLAQACAVLGLRFVCVVDVRTTAQNIAIMRAYGAEIEVVDTPDPNGGGFLRARIARVRALVDRLPDAFWPDQYGNVDNALAHRRTMHEIVTALDGRLDVLFCPTSTCGTIRGCAEYAREHGLATTIVAVDAVGSVIFGPAGASPDMAAPVRLIPGHGAALRPALFRDDVADACVHVSDLECVTGCRRLVAREGILAGGSSGAAVMAIERLRDRIAGDATVVAIFPDRGERYLDTIYCDAWVERHFGVLPASEAGALGDPMAAHAAAPTGRRRPVALRPPERAAAGIRAAAGTT; encoded by the coding sequence ATGACGGAAGGCATTCTCGCGGCGATCGGCCGCACCCCGCTCGTCGCGCTGCGCCGGCTCGTCTCCGAGGCGCCGTTCCGGATCTTCGCGAAGCTCGAGGCCTGCAACCCCGGCGGCAGCATCAAGGATCGCGCGGCGCTCGGGCTCCTCGAGGGGGCGCGGCGCGCCGGGCGCATCCGCCCCGGAACCGTCGTGGTCGAGTCGAGCTCCGGCAACATGGGGATCGGTCTCGCGCAGGCGTGCGCGGTGCTCGGGCTCCGCTTCGTCTGCGTCGTGGACGTGCGCACGACGGCGCAGAACATCGCGATCATGCGTGCCTACGGCGCGGAGATCGAGGTCGTGGATACGCCGGACCCGAACGGCGGCGGCTTCCTGCGCGCGCGGATCGCACGCGTCCGGGCGCTCGTCGACCGCCTGCCCGACGCGTTCTGGCCCGACCAGTACGGCAACGTGGACAACGCCCTCGCGCATCGTCGGACGATGCACGAGATCGTGACCGCGCTCGACGGCAGGCTCGACGTGCTCTTCTGTCCGACCAGCACGTGCGGGACGATCCGCGGCTGCGCGGAGTACGCGCGCGAGCACGGCCTCGCGACGACCATCGTCGCGGTCGACGCGGTCGGCAGCGTGATCTTCGGCCCCGCGGGCGCGAGCCCCGACATGGCGGCGCCCGTACGCTTGATCCCTGGTCATGGCGCGGCCCTGCGGCCGGCGCTCTTCCGCGACGACGTCGCCGACGCGTGCGTGCACGTCTCCGACCTGGAGTGTGTGACGGGGTGTCGCCGGCTCGTCGCCCGGGAGGGGATTCTCGCGGGCGGCTCGTCCGGCGCCGCGGTGATGGCGATCGAGCGCCTTCGCGATCGCATCGCGGGCGACGCGACGGTCGTGGCGATCTTCCCGGACCGCGGTGAGCGGTACCTCGACACCATCTATTGCGACGCGTGGGTCGAGCGGCACTTCGGTGTGCTGCCGGCGTCCGAGGCAGGAGCGCTCGGGGATCCCATGGCGGCGCATGCGGCGGCGCCGACCGGACGACGACGCCCCGTGGCGCTGCGCCCGCCCGAGCGTGCGGCGGCCGGGATCCGGGCTGCGGCGGGAACGACGTGA
- the sbnB gene encoding 2,3-diaminopropionate biosynthesis protein SbnB has translation MLIVPAADVAGILEGEAATLMAIVAAAYAAHRRGETVVPRSCFLRFPGGRNRAIALPAYLGGEVGVAGIKWIASFPANLAWGQARASGLVVLNSPATGRPYAVIEGALVSAQRTAASAALAAQALHAGLPPVRVGLLGCGAINFETLRFLLAVWPGITQVLLTDLSAARAAAFAARARARFPRVTCEIASDWRMLLADCPLVSIATTATTPYIDALPRGALRTIVHLSLRDLAAEVVLAADNVVDDADHVCRAETSLHLAARATRGRAFIRCTLADVLAGIAAPKRTDDSCTVFSPFGLGILDIAVANFVWERAEACGKGTRLPFASPA, from the coding sequence ATCCTGATCGTGCCGGCCGCCGACGTCGCCGGGATCCTCGAGGGTGAGGCTGCGACCCTCATGGCGATCGTCGCCGCGGCGTATGCGGCCCATCGCCGCGGCGAGACCGTCGTGCCGCGCTCGTGCTTCCTCCGATTCCCCGGTGGACGCAATCGCGCGATCGCGCTGCCGGCGTATCTCGGCGGCGAGGTCGGGGTTGCGGGGATCAAATGGATCGCATCGTTCCCCGCAAACCTCGCGTGGGGGCAGGCGCGCGCCTCGGGGCTCGTCGTGCTCAACTCGCCCGCCACCGGCCGGCCGTACGCGGTGATCGAGGGCGCGCTCGTGAGCGCACAGCGCACGGCGGCGAGCGCCGCCCTGGCCGCGCAGGCGCTGCACGCGGGCCTTCCGCCCGTGCGGGTTGGGCTCCTCGGGTGCGGCGCGATCAACTTCGAGACGCTGCGCTTTCTCCTCGCGGTGTGGCCGGGCATCACGCAGGTCCTCCTGACCGACCTGAGCGCGGCGCGCGCGGCGGCGTTCGCGGCGCGTGCGCGCGCGCGCTTTCCGCGGGTCACGTGCGAGATCGCGAGCGATTGGCGCATGCTGCTCGCCGACTGCCCGCTCGTCTCGATCGCGACGACCGCGACGACGCCCTACATCGACGCGTTGCCGCGGGGCGCGTTGCGTACGATCGTGCATCTCTCGCTCCGCGACCTCGCGGCGGAGGTGGTGCTGGCCGCCGACAACGTCGTCGACGACGCGGATCACGTCTGTCGTGCGGAAACGTCGCTGCATCTCGCCGCGCGCGCGACCCGCGGGCGCGCGTTCATTCGCTGTACGCTCGCCGACGTGCTCGCGGGAATCGCCGCGCCGAAACGGACCGATGACTCGTGCACCGTCTTCAGCCCGTTCGGGCTCGGGATCCTCGACATCGCGGTCGCGAATTTCGTATGGGAGCGCGCAGAGGCGTGCGGCAAAGGGACGCGACTCCCCTTCGCGAGCCCCGCATGA
- a CDS encoding outer membrane lipoprotein-sorting protein, which produces MKRWVRAMGGAAAAAAMAIDAWAALDPRIPIDPAAILDARRRLYASTYTWSDQHQILRVTTWDAAARSHQRTVELFERRYADGARKVLLGFLAPDEVKGMAVLSQERAGGTPERWLYLPRQRRARRFAGQMRDEGMLGTDLTAAELDLLRDSLGWSGAAVRPTLHGAERLGDVEAYALDVVRVGGYERVRVWIGAADLVLRQLELYGTEPAALKRIRQSDVRFVGRVPMPGRVEVENPRAGTRSLFELVEAEVDAGFSDDVFSLPLLAMPKKE; this is translated from the coding sequence ATGAAGCGTTGGGTGCGAGCGATGGGAGGGGCGGCCGCGGCGGCGGCGATGGCGATCGACGCGTGGGCGGCGCTCGACCCGCGCATACCGATCGATCCCGCAGCGATCCTCGACGCGCGCCGCCGGCTCTACGCGAGCACGTACACGTGGTCCGACCAGCACCAGATCCTGCGGGTCACCACCTGGGATGCGGCGGCGCGAAGCCACCAGCGGACCGTCGAGCTCTTCGAGCGTCGCTACGCCGACGGCGCGCGCAAGGTTCTGCTCGGCTTCCTCGCGCCGGACGAGGTGAAGGGGATGGCCGTGCTCTCGCAGGAGCGCGCCGGCGGGACGCCGGAGCGCTGGCTCTATCTGCCACGGCAGCGCCGGGCCCGGCGGTTCGCCGGCCAGATGCGGGACGAGGGCATGCTCGGCACCGACCTCACCGCGGCGGAGCTGGATCTCCTGCGCGACTCGCTCGGGTGGAGCGGCGCGGCGGTGCGTCCGACCCTCCACGGCGCGGAGCGCCTCGGCGACGTCGAGGCGTACGCGCTCGACGTCGTACGGGTCGGGGGATACGAGCGGGTGCGCGTGTGGATCGGCGCCGCCGATCTCGTCCTCCGCCAACTCGAGCTCTACGGCACGGAGCCGGCCGCGTTGAAACGCATCCGACAGAGCGACGTGCGCTTCGTCGGCCGCGTGCCGATGCCGGGTCGCGTCGAGGTCGAGAACCCGCGCGCCGGCACCCGATCGCTCTTCGAGCTCGTCGAGGCCGAGGTCGACGCCGGCTTCTCCGACGACGTCTTCAGCCTGCCGCTGCTCGCGATGCCGAAGAAGGAATGA
- a CDS encoding 4'-phosphopantetheinyl transferase superfamily protein produces the protein MPGPLPSWCAIVPTPFPDVRVHRLDVAAARGDYARLAPVLTRPERERAALFRVSDDRIRFVVTRAALRLLLAEAGLGPPEALAIVADANGKPALRRSSPLRFNVAHSGEVALIALADGRDVGVDVEVVRARDDLHGVAARFFAVSEIEALGRLAGAAYAAAFHRCWARKEACVKAAGAGLRAPLAAVVVGIEPRPGRWAATVARGGAPRAFELADVAARPGYAAAVAVEAPAARVDSPQRP, from the coding sequence ATGCCCGGCCCGCTGCCCTCCTGGTGCGCGATCGTTCCGACGCCGTTTCCCGACGTCCGCGTTCACCGCCTCGACGTCGCCGCCGCGCGCGGGGACTACGCGCGCCTCGCGCCGGTCCTCACGAGGCCCGAGCGGGAGCGCGCCGCGCTCTTTCGGGTGAGCGACGACCGCATCCGCTTCGTCGTGACGCGCGCCGCGCTGCGCCTGCTGCTCGCGGAGGCCGGGCTCGGCCCTCCGGAGGCGCTCGCGATCGTCGCCGACGCGAACGGCAAGCCGGCGCTCCGGCGCTCGTCGCCGCTCCGCTTCAACGTCGCGCACTCGGGCGAGGTGGCGCTGATCGCGCTTGCCGACGGTCGCGACGTGGGCGTCGACGTCGAGGTGGTCCGCGCGCGCGACGATCTCCACGGCGTCGCCGCACGCTTCTTCGCGGTCTCGGAGATCGAGGCGCTCGGGCGCCTCGCGGGCGCGGCGTACGCGGCGGCGTTCCATCGCTGCTGGGCGCGGAAGGAGGCGTGCGTGAAGGCCGCGGGCGCCGGGCTCCGCGCGCCGCTCGCGGCGGTGGTGGTGGGCATCGAGCCGCGTCCGGGCAGGTGGGCGGCGACGGTGGCGCGCGGCGGAGCGCCACGCGCGTTCGAGCTCGCCGACGTCGCGGCGCGGCCCGGATACGCCGCGGCGGTGGCGGTCGAGGCGCCGGCCGCACGGGTGGACTCCCCCCAGCGTCCGTAG
- a CDS encoding 4-hydroxybutyrate CoA-transferase: protein MTKGRRLPLADAAALVRPRDTLACGLVAGQPAGFLDALGARRDLEDVVLYTGLLLQPYALLQTPGVRIVSGFFGPIERMARAMGEHVTYIPRDFNGLERLAMDVAPRVMLAVTSPPDADGYLSFGVHAGATFRPFLAAARDPARLTIAEVNRRMPRVLGLPELGGNRVHVSEVDVLVEHDADIVTIADAPPSAADLAIAGQVCERIPPGAILQFGIGAIPNAIAGILAAGDRAGFGVHTEMISDGIMRLHQAGKITNRKPLYDGVTVATFALGSRALYDWLDGNPDVRILPVTAVNGPGVLAELPELTSVNGAIAVDLAGQVAADTIGDRQYSGTGGHEAFVSGAGSAPGGRSFLCTRSTATVNGASISTIVAAFPPGTRVTTPRHHVQWVVTEHGAVDLSVLDDVERPRALVELADPRFRDALRATLR from the coding sequence GTGACGAAGGGACGCCGCCTGCCGCTCGCCGACGCCGCCGCGCTCGTTCGCCCGCGCGACACGCTCGCCTGCGGCCTCGTCGCCGGCCAGCCCGCCGGCTTCCTCGACGCGCTCGGCGCGCGCCGCGACCTCGAGGACGTCGTCCTCTACACCGGCCTCCTCCTCCAGCCCTACGCGCTCCTCCAGACGCCGGGCGTCCGCATCGTGAGCGGCTTCTTCGGGCCGATCGAGCGGATGGCGCGCGCGATGGGCGAGCACGTCACCTACATCCCGCGCGACTTCAACGGCCTCGAGCGCCTGGCGATGGACGTGGCGCCGCGCGTGATGCTCGCCGTCACGAGCCCGCCCGACGCCGACGGGTATCTGAGCTTCGGGGTTCATGCCGGGGCGACCTTCCGGCCCTTCCTCGCCGCCGCGCGCGATCCGGCGCGCCTCACGATCGCCGAGGTCAACCGGCGCATGCCGCGCGTCCTCGGGCTCCCGGAGCTCGGCGGCAACCGCGTCCACGTCTCCGAGGTCGACGTGCTGGTCGAGCACGACGCCGACATCGTGACGATCGCCGACGCGCCGCCGTCCGCGGCCGACCTCGCGATCGCCGGCCAGGTGTGCGAGCGCATCCCGCCGGGCGCGATCCTCCAGTTCGGGATCGGCGCGATCCCGAACGCGATCGCGGGCATCCTCGCCGCGGGCGATCGGGCGGGATTCGGCGTCCACACCGAGATGATCTCGGACGGCATCATGCGCCTGCACCAGGCGGGAAAGATCACGAACCGGAAGCCGCTCTATGACGGCGTCACGGTCGCGACCTTCGCGCTCGGGAGCCGCGCGCTCTACGATTGGCTCGACGGCAACCCCGACGTCCGCATCCTCCCCGTGACGGCGGTGAACGGCCCCGGCGTGCTCGCGGAGCTTCCCGAGCTCACCAGCGTGAACGGCGCGATCGCCGTCGACCTGGCGGGGCAGGTCGCGGCCGACACGATCGGCGACCGCCAGTACTCGGGGACGGGCGGGCACGAGGCCTTCGTGAGCGGCGCGGGGAGCGCTCCCGGCGGCCGGAGCTTTCTCTGCACGCGCTCGACCGCGACCGTGAACGGCGCGTCCATCTCGACGATCGTCGCCGCGTTCCCGCCCGGGACGCGGGTCACGACGCCGCGCCACCACGTGCAATGGGTCGTGACGGAGCACGGCGCCGTCGACCTCTCCGTGCTCGACGACGTCGAGCGTCCGCGCGCCCTCGTCGAGCTCGCCGACCCGCGGTTCCGCGACGCGCTCCGCGCCACGTTGCGCTGA
- a CDS encoding BamA/TamA family outer membrane protein → MVLHADQVTDPDGRRAGDGSRATGRRVRAVACAAVVALAGLAGTTPTAHATPENDLGPENLVSDSLPSRSTVDEDAGRRLPFAILPQAGYGPETGPKVGVKFEGRDLFGGALVGDVNLLIALKRQQKATVNLGHTDLGPFLLFGTLAWYTDPAVEFFGLGNNELGPDPVANYEARRARLGLTVGYRLLQKLAIVLAGFYRDTNVKNGTDDDTPSIQRFAPGLYGVHGAQSNYLSAALVYNSRDDLVRPTEGWEVLVKYLNADHALFNRDTDYQKLIFDVSFIQPLVWRRQVIALHANTEVVFGDQDHIPFFELSSLGGDDTMRGYFPQRFLGKGSMLLNAEYRLKLVDFNFRKLWDVTIDGVAFGDLGRVFEDGHDFTHHTFDDVRYSYGGGLRIGLSSGLVARIDAGFSPEQTGLVYLTFGHTF, encoded by the coding sequence ATGGTGCTCCACGCGGACCAGGTCACGGATCCGGACGGCCGACGCGCCGGAGACGGCTCGCGCGCGACCGGCCGCCGCGTGCGAGCCGTCGCGTGCGCCGCCGTCGTCGCCCTCGCCGGGCTCGCGGGGACGACGCCGACGGCCCACGCGACGCCCGAGAACGACCTCGGCCCCGAGAACCTCGTCTCCGACTCGCTGCCGTCGCGGTCCACGGTCGACGAGGACGCCGGACGGCGCCTGCCCTTCGCGATCCTGCCGCAAGCCGGCTACGGCCCGGAGACCGGCCCGAAGGTGGGCGTCAAGTTCGAAGGCCGCGACCTCTTCGGCGGCGCCCTGGTCGGCGACGTGAACCTCCTGATCGCGCTGAAGCGTCAGCAGAAGGCGACCGTCAACCTCGGGCACACCGACCTCGGGCCGTTCCTGCTGTTCGGCACGTTGGCCTGGTACACCGACCCGGCCGTCGAGTTCTTCGGCCTCGGCAACAACGAGCTCGGGCCCGACCCGGTCGCCAACTACGAGGCGCGCCGGGCGCGCCTCGGGCTCACCGTCGGCTACCGCCTCCTGCAGAAGCTCGCGATCGTGCTGGCGGGATTCTATCGCGACACCAACGTCAAGAACGGCACCGACGACGACACGCCGTCGATCCAGCGCTTCGCCCCCGGGCTCTACGGGGTCCACGGAGCGCAGTCGAACTACCTGTCGGCGGCGCTCGTCTACAACTCGCGCGACGACCTCGTGCGGCCGACCGAGGGCTGGGAAGTGCTCGTGAAGTATCTGAACGCCGATCACGCCCTCTTCAACCGCGACACCGACTACCAGAAGCTCATCTTCGACGTGAGCTTCATCCAGCCGCTCGTCTGGCGGCGCCAGGTGATCGCGCTGCACGCCAACACCGAGGTCGTCTTCGGCGACCAGGACCACATCCCCTTCTTCGAGCTGAGCTCGCTCGGGGGCGACGACACCATGCGCGGCTACTTCCCGCAGCGCTTCCTCGGCAAGGGCAGCATGCTGCTCAACGCCGAGTACCGGCTGAAGCTCGTCGACTTCAATTTCCGCAAGCTCTGGGACGTGACCATCGACGGCGTCGCGTTCGGCGACCTCGGGCGCGTCTTCGAGGACGGCCACGACTTCACCCACCACACCTTCGACGACGTCCGCTACAGCTACGGCGGCGGCCTCCGCATCGGACTCTCGTCGGGGCTGGTCGCGCGGATCGACGCCGGCTTCAGCCCCGAGCAGACCGGGCTCGTCTACCTGACGTTCGGGCACACGTTCTAG
- a CDS encoding response regulator — MPSALIVDDALEFQATLAALLRAAGYDVATARSLAEARAVLAARSPTVVLAALTLPDGPGIELLSAAPGPGAPAFIVIAGHAAVGDAITALGRGAFDYVTTPIDLPRWHATLANLARWRDLCEEIDRVRRSQPADGAAIVPVAIGTSIADAEQRLILATLDACGGDKARAAKILGISLKTLYNRLNRYKSIPTSAA, encoded by the coding sequence ATGCCGAGTGCGCTCATCGTAGACGACGCGCTGGAGTTCCAGGCCACCCTGGCCGCGCTGCTCCGTGCCGCAGGGTACGACGTCGCGACCGCCCGATCACTTGCCGAGGCGCGCGCCGTCCTCGCGGCCCGGAGCCCGACCGTCGTACTGGCCGCGCTGACCTTGCCCGATGGCCCCGGGATCGAGCTGCTGTCCGCGGCTCCGGGGCCCGGCGCGCCCGCGTTCATCGTCATCGCGGGCCACGCCGCGGTCGGCGACGCGATCACGGCGCTCGGCCGGGGCGCGTTCGACTACGTGACGACGCCGATCGATCTCCCGCGCTGGCACGCGACCCTCGCGAATCTCGCGCGCTGGCGCGACCTGTGCGAGGAGATCGACCGCGTGCGTCGATCGCAGCCCGCCGACGGCGCCGCGATCGTGCCGGTGGCGATCGGGACCTCGATCGCCGATGCCGAGCAGCGTCTCATCCTCGCCACCCTCGATGCATGCGGGGGAGACAAGGCGCGGGCGGCGAAGATCCTCGGGATCAGCCTGAAGACGCTCTACAACCGGCTGAATCGCTACAAGAGCATCCCGACCTCCGCGGCGTGA
- a CDS encoding acyl-CoA dehydrogenase family protein: MTFIQTPPVLGNQFDEDRVLQSFLRRRVPKDALAAMLPSLARMGGRAVGDLGAAAAASYGEEPELVQWDPWGNRIDEIVTPEAWKLFARTAAEEGLIGTAYERASGEHSRLHQFALVYLFAPSSKVYTCPLAMTDGCAKTLEVTAEPALRERVLSRLASRDPACAWTSGQWMTERIGGSDVGLSETVARETADGWRLWGTKWFTSAITADVALTLGRPESAGPGGRGLALFLVETRDAQGRLNNIEVNRLKDKLGTRMVPTAELTLHGTLAVPVAGLTDGVRNITPMLNITRTWNAICSVASLRRGLALARDFAGRRFAFGATLDQKPLHVDTLAGMQAEYEAAFHLAFHGVALLGREETGVITDEEAALLRLLQPLMKLTTGRQAVAGASETLEAFGGAGYIEDTGLPEILRDAQVLSIWEGTTNVLALDALRAISRAEALPVFGREVRRRVAAAAGEPTLRAAGAAALAAIEHAERWIAAASGRGGAHVEAGARRFALTLGRTLGLALLVDHAAWALVHEHDPRPAAAARRFAREGVDLLWEADLGADDATLLASDRVK, from the coding sequence ATGACCTTCATCCAGACGCCGCCCGTGCTCGGGAACCAGTTCGACGAGGACCGGGTGCTGCAGAGCTTCCTGCGACGCCGGGTGCCGAAGGACGCGCTCGCGGCGATGCTTCCTTCGCTGGCGCGCATGGGGGGGCGGGCCGTCGGCGACCTCGGCGCCGCCGCCGCGGCGTCGTACGGCGAGGAGCCCGAGCTGGTGCAGTGGGACCCGTGGGGGAACCGCATCGACGAGATCGTCACCCCCGAAGCATGGAAGCTCTTCGCGCGGACGGCAGCCGAGGAGGGGTTGATCGGGACCGCCTACGAGCGGGCGTCCGGCGAGCACTCGCGCCTCCACCAGTTCGCGCTCGTCTACCTCTTCGCGCCGTCGTCGAAGGTCTACACGTGCCCGCTCGCCATGACCGACGGGTGCGCCAAGACGCTCGAGGTGACGGCCGAGCCGGCGCTCCGCGAGCGCGTGCTCTCCCGCCTCGCGTCGCGTGATCCGGCGTGCGCGTGGACCTCCGGGCAGTGGATGACGGAGCGGATCGGCGGATCGGACGTCGGGCTCTCGGAGACCGTCGCGCGCGAGACGGCCGACGGGTGGCGCCTGTGGGGCACCAAGTGGTTCACCTCGGCCATCACGGCCGACGTCGCGCTCACGCTCGGACGGCCGGAGAGCGCGGGCCCGGGCGGCCGCGGCCTGGCGCTCTTCCTCGTGGAGACGCGCGACGCGCAGGGACGCCTCAACAACATCGAGGTGAACCGGCTCAAGGACAAACTCGGTACGCGGATGGTGCCGACGGCCGAGCTGACGTTGCACGGCACGCTCGCGGTCCCGGTCGCGGGGCTGACCGACGGCGTCCGCAACATCACCCCGATGCTCAACATCACGCGCACCTGGAACGCGATCTGCTCGGTAGCGAGCTTGCGGCGCGGGCTCGCGCTCGCGCGTGACTTCGCCGGGCGCCGCTTCGCGTTCGGCGCGACGCTCGACCAGAAGCCGCTCCACGTCGACACGCTCGCCGGCATGCAGGCCGAGTACGAGGCCGCGTTCCATCTCGCGTTCCACGGCGTCGCGCTCCTCGGCCGCGAGGAGACCGGCGTGATCACCGACGAGGAGGCGGCGCTCCTGCGTCTCCTCCAGCCGCTCATGAAGCTCACGACCGGGCGCCAGGCGGTCGCGGGCGCGAGCGAGACGCTCGAGGCGTTCGGCGGCGCGGGCTACATCGAGGATACCGGCCTGCCGGAGATCCTGCGCGACGCGCAGGTGCTGTCGATCTGGGAGGGCACGACGAACGTCCTCGCCCTCGACGCTCTCCGCGCCATCTCCCGCGCCGAGGCCTTGCCGGTCTTCGGGCGCGAGGTGCGCCGGCGCGTCGCGGCGGCCGCGGGGGAGCCGACGCTCCGCGCCGCGGGCGCCGCCGCGCTCGCCGCGATCGAGCACGCCGAGCGGTGGATCGCCGCCGCGAGCGGCCGCGGCGGTGCGCACGTGGAAGCGGGCGCGCGCCGCTTCGCGCTGACGCTCGGCCGGACGCTCGGCTTGGCGCTCCTGGTCGACCACGCCGCGTGGGCGCTCGTGCACGAGCATGATCCGCGCCCGGCCGCCGCGGCGCGGCGTTTCGCGCGGGAGGGTGTGGATCTGCTGTGGGAGGCAGACCTCGGCGCCGACGACGCGACGCTGCTCGCGTCGGATCGGGTGAAGTAA
- a CDS encoding gamma-glutamylcyclotransferase: MSDRVWYFAYGSNMQPATFAGRRGITPSRALAARAPGWRLVLDKPPLVPIGESFANLVSAADAEVYGVAYEITVEDLAHVELTEGVLIDNYARIEIAVTPLAREAARAAAVTPADDWPSRAFTLASEKHAPELRPSAYYMDLLVEGARHHGLPDDWIAMLRAVPTKAASAEATAARAIIDAGLAAARQWKPS, encoded by the coding sequence ATGAGCGACCGCGTCTGGTACTTCGCCTACGGCTCCAACATGCAGCCGGCGACCTTCGCCGGGCGGCGCGGTATCACGCCGTCGCGCGCGCTCGCGGCGCGGGCGCCCGGGTGGCGGCTCGTCCTCGACAAGCCGCCGCTCGTGCCGATCGGCGAGTCCTTCGCGAACCTCGTCTCCGCCGCCGACGCGGAGGTCTACGGGGTCGCCTACGAGATCACCGTGGAGGATCTCGCGCACGTCGAGCTCACCGAGGGGGTGCTGATCGACAACTACGCGCGCATCGAGATCGCCGTGACGCCGCTCGCGCGCGAGGCGGCGCGCGCCGCGGCGGTCACTCCGGCGGACGACTGGCCATCGCGGGCCTTCACGCTCGCCTCCGAGAAGCACGCGCCCGAGCTGCGACCGTCCGCTTACTACATGGACCTGCTCGTCGAGGGCGCCCGCCACCACGGGCTTCCCGACGACTGGATCGCGATGCTGCGCGCCGTGCCGACGAAGGCCGCGAGCGCGGAGGCCACCGCCGCCCGCGCGATTATCGACGCGGGGCTCGCGGCGGCGCGGCAGTGGAAGCCGTCGTAG